A genomic segment from Rhinatrema bivittatum chromosome 19, aRhiBiv1.1, whole genome shotgun sequence encodes:
- the TMEM150B gene encoding modulator of macroautophagy TMEM150B isoform X1 — MYPNCLYHLVINLRRMWAWALLPILLTAWATTGLWIVYAMAVSNGSVNVTVTFPYISTCGSYPPQSCIFGQVLNIGAFLGVWISLIRFQQIRDYGCHSRLNTASLILGLLTTLGTSMVGNFQQTNQLETHLLGAFLAFFVGAAYFWLQTALTYQVEPRHGGRWAGPLRFGLCLFCTALIVLMVVFHTQNLKSVAAICEWTAAMILFFLFGLFAVDFWHLDGHFFHVQRKPPGAFHEMQSSSASLGL, encoded by the exons ATGTATCCAAACTGCTTGTATCATCTGGTAATAA ATCTCCGGAGAATGTGGGCCTGGGCTCTGCTTCCCATCCTGCTGACTGCCTGGGCCACAACTGGTCTGTGGATAGT GTACGCTATGGCCGTGTCCAATGGCTCTGTGAATGTCACAGTTACCTTCCCCTACATCAG CACCTGTGGATCCTATCCTCCTCAGAGCTGtatatttggacaagttcttaacATCGGGGCCTTTCTCG GGGTTTGGATCAGCCTCATCCGTTTCCAGCAGATCCGGGACTACGGCTGTCACTCTCGCCTGAACACAGCCAGCCTGATCCTGGGACTGCTCACCACCCTGGGGACCTCCATGGTCGGCAACTTCCAG CAAACCAACCAGCTGGAGACGCACCTGCTGGGGGCCTTCCTGGCTTTCTTCGTGGGCGCCGCGTACTTCTGGCTCCAGACAGCCCTCACCTACCAGGTGGAGCCGCGGCACGGCGGCCGCTGGGCGGGGCCGCTGCGCTTCGGCCTCTGCCTGTTCTGCACGGCCCTCATCGTTCTGA TGGTGGTTTTTCACACGCAGAACCTGAAATCCGTGGCGGCCATTTGTGAGTGGACGGCCGCTAtgatcctcttcttcctcttcggcCTCTTTGCCGTGGACTTCTGGCACCTGGACGGCCACTTCTTCCACGTCCAGAGGAAGCCACCGGGCGCCTTCCACGAGATGCAGTCCTCCAGCGCCAGCCTGGGCCTATGA
- the TMEM150B gene encoding modulator of macroautophagy TMEM150B isoform X2, with translation MWAWALLPILLTAWATTGLWIVYAMAVSNGSVNVTVTFPYISTCGSYPPQSCIFGQVLNIGAFLGVWISLIRFQQIRDYGCHSRLNTASLILGLLTTLGTSMVGNFQQTNQLETHLLGAFLAFFVGAAYFWLQTALTYQVEPRHGGRWAGPLRFGLCLFCTALIVLMVVFHTQNLKSVAAICEWTAAMILFFLFGLFAVDFWHLDGHFFHVQRKPPGAFHEMQSSSASLGL, from the exons ATGTGGGCCTGGGCTCTGCTTCCCATCCTGCTGACTGCCTGGGCCACAACTGGTCTGTGGATAGT GTACGCTATGGCCGTGTCCAATGGCTCTGTGAATGTCACAGTTACCTTCCCCTACATCAG CACCTGTGGATCCTATCCTCCTCAGAGCTGtatatttggacaagttcttaacATCGGGGCCTTTCTCG GGGTTTGGATCAGCCTCATCCGTTTCCAGCAGATCCGGGACTACGGCTGTCACTCTCGCCTGAACACAGCCAGCCTGATCCTGGGACTGCTCACCACCCTGGGGACCTCCATGGTCGGCAACTTCCAG CAAACCAACCAGCTGGAGACGCACCTGCTGGGGGCCTTCCTGGCTTTCTTCGTGGGCGCCGCGTACTTCTGGCTCCAGACAGCCCTCACCTACCAGGTGGAGCCGCGGCACGGCGGCCGCTGGGCGGGGCCGCTGCGCTTCGGCCTCTGCCTGTTCTGCACGGCCCTCATCGTTCTGA TGGTGGTTTTTCACACGCAGAACCTGAAATCCGTGGCGGCCATTTGTGAGTGGACGGCCGCTAtgatcctcttcttcctcttcggcCTCTTTGCCGTGGACTTCTGGCACCTGGACGGCCACTTCTTCCACGTCCAGAGGAAGCCACCGGGCGCCTTCCACGAGATGCAGTCCTCCAGCGCCAGCCTGGGCCTATGA